ttaaaagtagaGCCATCTACAAAAACTTTTCGATAATAGTAGAAACTGATGTCTTGATTTGGATTCGTGCATGTAGAGATTGCACCAACACATTCTAACTACAAATAGACTGTAAACAAGTCCAAAGAACCAAAACAGGGGACTATAAGATTtcaatatttgttttaagaAGGAAACTCAAAGACGACGTTGATGAGTTGTTAATTTATGATTCAGACAACAACCTAGTCTCGAGGTCACGCGTGTAATCTGCAACGAAAGCAATGTATTTGGTAGGGGGAGGAACGTCGTCGTTGAGCTTCTCGTACTCCCATTTCCACTTGGCAATACAAACTCCAGCATCTCTAGGAACAACGTCAAGTGTTATCTTGTAGCTCTTGTACTGCTCCAACACATCTCCTTCAATAGCTAAGAAAGAAACCGACTtgttctcttcatcaacctctATCTTCTCCTTAATCTGCTCCATCTTTCCATCTATAATAAATCCAAAAGTAATCAATGAAAATACAAGAAGTTGATAAAGAAGAGGAACTCCTTTTTTCAAGAATCcgaaaaaaaagttatgtaaTTACATACCTACGATGAAGTTCCAGATCTGAATCGAGGAGTTGGATTTGGGATCGTCACGATGAACAGAAACTGCCGCTGTCTTGTCTGTGAAATTTCCTTCTTTCTTCTTGAAAGTGTTGAAAAATCTATCGGCCGTCATGTTCACTTGGATCTCCAGGTCGAGAGTCTGAACGCCCGCCATGGCTCTACAATTTGAGATCTCGTGTTGGCTTGTCTTGTCTTAATATTTTACCATATTCGAGAAAAGAGAGATGGCTTCTTACGTTAGAGTGTTGATAAACACTACTCGTGGCGCcgacataa
The sequence above is a segment of the Raphanus sativus cultivar WK10039 unplaced genomic scaffold, ASM80110v3 Scaffold5243, whole genome shotgun sequence genome. Coding sequences within it:
- the LOC130507687 gene encoding MLP-like protein 34; this encodes MAGVQTLDLEIQVNMTADRFFNTFKKKEGNFTDKTAAVSVHRDDPKSNSSIQIWNFIVDGKMEQIKEKIEVDEENKSVSFLAIEGDVLEQYKSYKITLDVVPRDAGVCIAKWKWEYEKLNDDVPPPTKYIAFVADYTRDLETRLLSES